In Amphiura filiformis chromosome 1, Afil_fr2py, whole genome shotgun sequence, the following are encoded in one genomic region:
- the LOC140162254 gene encoding uncharacterized protein, with product MEVTHYTYTTYFTMFVCILIIVVNGGTLVILLAQRNMRRVLCHFYLASLAVADILCDEYLYVGDGDLTVPLCQNHHGSCMERPCGEYKWEPLCFCSPLCHFFNDCCVGSLSTSTCYDVTSFDRITANIESNGYLPSDFSCVDPVYNEAPSWGIQMVTTCKATFNDKEVVRRCLDIRQNDTYASTPVTDGQGFTFRNVYCALCNYRDTSDVTSWGADYSCDFGNGPDTYSWNISQVVEHVKSQCEVKYTPPFNQIIDGELSFRDCLNIRPSHLIDETRCQFSHPAYDECSDYTAYIQVSSSESEVLFFKNPHCLMCFHNLTSLNGSTYQNLICDNHNFPGYGKWSMVSLYPEGGTGFATIPLSILFDFRSSSEVQIMAGFLQFVTHEGSFECSIGQAYDPFQRRCRQLICPPGMRLNGNECVYNSHTNTTNVECDTSGQINATMLIESQHHDEFGMKNTSSCSYSLEKILGEQHTLVKTQASRLIAANNSERIVSSVIVATEDIKMLEDNVDRHIAALTSSTEENKRCNVSEIQLHFVCNSSAIADDCSGEWHIEDISSDGLDRHLTYDIDHDFQVNLSSQNVLLQIKYTRTGEGYFNKSILIKRCVMKARHASLECPLVSFPISFFRSSPTGDGWLEFIPTEDLFSPDKYIKPSADEIQICSDNTIGNHPVFKPSVVSHSSAQKNITLVGIILSLIGCSITFFTICFFRTLRNRVSPLLLNFIVAVFLAQLLFISGGDQTQHPEVCAIIAIFLHYFWLSTFSWMNILAFDLFLTFGSPDNLNAPRQLETKQLIWYPIFGWGFPLCAVIPTIVLHYCQCTIVRYGSEAACWISNGWANLLCFGMPAAVMLSANVIFYIGVVWGIHSSSATNDVNNANIQAARAHGRKRVKHLVIYAKISILMGFTWIFGYIASFTDNDALWYVFIICNSSQGFLVFLTNTCNRRVYQCYKNRICGHGNRVEPAGAKMPHHPPRQHGQAFAPPNLPIEKDGGSLVNGLHAEVQERLERSGVKESEYQAWHKFIKTESKPVEPQQFDPDLTRPHSKNFIRITPPSDFEKQNEGVKIQDERVGASSLLDDDDDKDDKINIKYDDAKIFTSVINVSNDTGYGSGSRNTMTVSEISSNHIPVISDIDCRAKHALKEDEIRAIQK from the exons ATGAGTATCTATACGTAGGGGATGGAGACCTTACCGTCCCACTCTGTCAGAACCACCATGGTTCCTGCATGGAGAGACCATGTGGCGAGTATAAATGGGAACCCCTCTGTTTCTGCTCTCCATTGTGCCATTTTTTCAATGATTGTTGCGTTGGATCTTTATCCACATCAACATGTTACGACGTAACTAGTTTTGATCGAATCACTGCCAACATAGAGTCTAATGGGTACTTGCCATCAGATTTTTCATGTGTGGATCCCGTTTACAACGAAGCACCGTCGTGGGGAATACAGATGGTAACAACGTGCAAGGCGACCTTTAACGATAAAGAGGTTGTCCGCAGATGTCTAGATATAAGACAAAATGATACATACGCTTCCACTCCGGTCACAGATGGACAAGGTTTTACCTTCAGGAATGTCTATTGCGCCTTGTGTAACTACCGTGACACCAGTGATGTTACCAGCTGGGGTGCCGATTATAGTTGTGACTTTGGCAACGGACCTGACACATACTCATGGAATATATCGCAAGTGGTGGAACATGTCAAGTCGCAATGCGAAGTCAAATATACACCTCCGTTCAATCAGATAATTGACGGTGAGTTGTCATTCAGAGATTGCTTGAATATTAGACCATCACATCTGATTGACGAAACTCGATGTCAGTTCTCTCATCCGGCGTATGATGAATGCTCTGATTATACAGCTTATATACAAGTGTCTTCGTCAGAGTCTGAAGTCTTGTTCTTCAAGAATCCACACTGTCTCATGTGCTTTCATAATCTGACTAGTCTAAATGGATCAACGTACCAGAACTTAATTTGTGATAACCATAATTTTCCCGGTTACGGTAAATGGTCTATGGTTTCCCTATACCCAGAAGGCGGTACGGGTTTCGCAACGATTCCGTTGTCGATTTTGTTTGATTTCAGAAGTTCGAGCGAGGTTCAGATTATGGCGGGTTTTTTACAGTTTGTAACACACGAAGGGTCCTTTGAATGTTCGATAGGGCAAGCTTATGATCCGTTTCAAAGAAGATGTCGCCAGTTAATTTGTCCACCCGGGATGCGGTTAAACGGCAACGAATGCGTCTATAACTCCCACACGAACACGACGAACGTAGAATGCGACACTAGCGGGCAAATCAATGCTACGATGTTGATCGAATCGCAGCATCATGACGAGTTTGGTATGAAAAATACATCATCGTGTTCTTATTCTTTAGAGAAGATATTAGGCGAGCAACATACCCTAGTCAAAACGCAGGCCAGCAGACTCATCGCCGCCAATAACTCGGAAAGGATAGTTTCATCAGTTATTGtggctactgaagatatcaagatGCTTGAAGACAACGTAGACAGACATATTGCCGCCTTGACATCAAGCACTGAAGAGAACAAACGATGTAATGTGTCAGAGATTCAACTTCATTTCGTTTGCAATTCAAGTGCTATCGCTGATGACTGCAGCGGTGAATGGCATATAGAAGATATATCAAGCGATGGTCTGGACCGCCATCTTACATACGATATTGATCACGATTTCCAGGTTAATCTCTCTTCTCAAAATGTTCTTCTACAAATAAAGTACACACGTACAGGAGAAGGTTACTTCAACAAAAGCATCTTAATCAAGCGATGCGTTATGAAGGCTCGTCATGCTAGCTTGGAGTGTCCACTCGTATCCTTTCCAATCTCATTTTTTAGAAGTTCTCCTACCGGCGATGGTTGGTTGGAATTTATTCCAACAGAAGATTTGTTTAGTCCAGATAAATATATCAAGCCCTCTGCCGATGAGATTCAAATCTGTTCTGACAACACCATTGGAAACCATCCCGTATTCAAACCCAGTGTTGTATCACATTCTTCCGCACAGAAGAACATCACTCTCGTTGGTATTATCCTGTCCCTCATTGGCTGCTCTATCACTTTTTTCACCATCTGTTTTTTCAGGACCCTTCGCAATCGAGTCAGTCCTTTACTCCTAAATTTTATTGTTGCGGTTTTTCTGGCTCAATTACTCTTCATCAGTGGTGGGGATCAAACTCAGCACCCGGAGGTGTGTGCAATTATtgcaatatttcttcactactTCTGGCTGTCCACGTTTTCTTGGATGAACATCTTAGCGTTTGATCTTTTTCTAACATTTGGGTCACCAGACAACCTGAATGCTCCGAGACAATTGGAGACGAAACAGCTCATTTGGTATCCCATATTCGGATGGGGTTTCCCATTGTGTGCAGTCATTCCAACTATTGTCCTTCATTATTGCCAGTGTACCATTGTTCGGTATGGTAGTGAGGCAGCTTGCTGGATCAGCAACGGTTGGGCAAACTTGTTGTGTTTTGGTATGCCGGCTGCGGTGATGCTGTCAGCTAATGTAATATTTTACATTGGCGTGGTTTGGGGAATTCACTCGTCCAGTGCCACGAATGACGTGAACAATGCTAACATCCAAGCAGCTCGGGCTCACGGAAGGAAGAGAGTAAAGCATCTTGTCATATACGCCAAG ATATCCATCCTGATGGGATTCACTTGGATATTTGGTTACATTGCAAGCTTCACTGATAACGATGCCCTCTGGTATGTCTTCATCATCTGTAATTCTTCTCAAGGATTTCTAGTGTTCCTAACAAACACATGCAATCGACGTGTTTACCAATGTTACAAGAACAGAATATGTGGACACGGAAACAGAGTCGAACCAGCCGGCGCAAAGATGCCTCATCATCCACCACGGCAACACGGCCAGGCATTCGCTCCACCTAATTTGCCAATAGAGAAAGACGGCGGATCTCTTGTAAATGGATTACATGCTGAAGTTCAGGAGAGATTAGAAAGATCCGGAGTGAAGGAGTCTGAATATCAAGCTTGGCATAAATTTATCAAAACGGAAAGTAAACCTGTGGAACCACAGCAGTTTGATCCTGATCTGACTCGACCACATTCAAAGAATTTCATAAGGATCACACCACCATCTgattttgaaaagcaaaatgagGGTGTAAAGATACAGGATGAAAGAGTTGGTGCATCTTCTCTgcttgatgatgacgacgataaaGACGACAAAATTAATATCAAGTATGATGACGCTAAGATATTCACTTCTGTAATCAACGTATCAAATGATACTGGCTACGGTTCCGGATCTAGGAACACTATGACAGTCTCTGAAATCAGTAGTAACCACATTCCTGTAATCTCTGATATAGATTGCAGGGCCAAACATGCCTTGAAAGAAGACGAAATCCGGGCAATTCAGAAATGA